The Allorhodopirellula heiligendammensis genome includes a window with the following:
- a CDS encoding vitamin B12-dependent ribonucleotide reductase, translating into MSTVLPTQTDPAARNHQTTEAKKHAQGANNTPHNDPALEKVDSQHGVEYARTKFNAAPRGERTGLKFEAEFCPEDGRTPFATTQWDLRSATIKDESGKALFEQNDCEIPSSWSQLATNVVVSKYFYGDPNTQGERERSVRQLVHRVTRTISDWGLADGYFDTPEDGERFYRDLTWLCLHQHGAFNSPVWFNVGLHTQYGVSGSKCNWHWDATRQTTDQPENPYEFPQGSACFIQSVDDNMEDIMRLACSEAMLFKFGSGTGTDLSTIRSQREKLSGGGTPSGPLSFMRVYDSIAGVVKSGGKTRRAAKMQSLKVWHADILEFIECKWAEEKKAHALIREGYESNFNGEAYSSVCFQNANLSVRLTDEFMESVRKGEQWQTRWVTDKPTQAAPQYDAKELLNKMAECAWHCGDPGVQYDTTINKWHTCPNSGAINASNPCSEYMFLDDTACNLSSINLMKFVGKDGSFNVERFRAAARTFFIAQEILVDHASYPTEPIARNSHLYRPLGLGYSNLGSVIMTSGLAYDSDAARGLCGSLTALLHGEANRTSAEMAAVVGSFEGYTGNEEPMNRVMQMHRDACDEINDDGPPELKVAATELWDEVTEIGKKYGFRNAQATVLAPTGTISFMMDCDTTGIEPDIALVKYKQLAGGGMLKIVNQTVKLGLKTLGYDQIAIDEILKYVDENDTIEGAPGLKDEHLSVFDCAFKPAGGIRSINWRAHVTMMAAAQPFLSGAISKTVNMPTDVTPQDIADAYFWGWELGLKAIAIYRDGSKQSQPLNTKQSDSKTNGEVRIETKTVEKIVYKPSRERLPDTRQSLTHKFSIAGHEGYLCVGLYPDGRPGEIFITMAKEGSTIGGIMDSFGTALSIALQYGVPLDVIVNKFSHTRFEPMGHTTNKDIRIAKSVVDYIARWLGITFMSGHDHVAQASPGNGPELATGSDLLSGAKVENGVAAPVVAKSAIKQETNSVMRDLKNDASAAVAIAERAILMATMGGSNGSQVSVAPTNGSAEVHLGGQADQFSRFQTDAPSCDNCGSITVRNGNCYLCHNCGNSMGCS; encoded by the coding sequence ATGTCCACTGTTTTGCCGACCCAAACTGATCCAGCCGCTCGCAACCACCAAACCACCGAGGCGAAAAAGCACGCACAGGGTGCGAACAACACGCCCCACAACGACCCGGCGCTTGAGAAGGTCGATTCGCAACATGGCGTGGAGTACGCCCGTACCAAGTTCAATGCGGCACCGCGGGGCGAGCGAACCGGGTTGAAGTTCGAGGCCGAGTTTTGTCCTGAAGATGGGCGAACTCCCTTCGCAACGACCCAGTGGGACTTGCGCAGTGCGACGATCAAAGATGAGAGCGGCAAGGCGTTGTTCGAGCAGAACGACTGCGAGATTCCATCGAGCTGGAGCCAGTTGGCCACCAACGTCGTCGTCTCCAAGTATTTCTACGGCGATCCCAACACGCAGGGCGAGCGAGAACGTAGCGTGCGTCAACTCGTGCACCGAGTGACCCGTACGATTTCGGATTGGGGTTTGGCCGATGGATACTTCGATACGCCCGAGGACGGGGAGCGTTTTTATCGCGATCTGACCTGGTTGTGCCTGCATCAGCACGGTGCATTCAATAGCCCGGTATGGTTCAACGTTGGCCTGCATACGCAGTACGGGGTGAGCGGATCGAAATGCAATTGGCATTGGGACGCCACGCGACAAACGACCGACCAACCGGAAAACCCCTACGAGTTCCCACAGGGCTCGGCCTGTTTCATCCAAAGCGTCGATGACAACATGGAAGACATCATGCGGTTGGCGTGCAGTGAAGCGATGCTGTTCAAGTTCGGCAGCGGAACGGGAACGGACCTTTCGACCATCCGCAGCCAACGCGAGAAACTTTCTGGGGGTGGCACGCCTTCGGGCCCGCTGTCGTTCATGCGAGTGTACGACTCCATCGCAGGCGTGGTGAAATCGGGCGGCAAGACCCGCCGGGCTGCCAAGATGCAATCGCTCAAAGTCTGGCATGCGGATATCCTCGAGTTCATCGAATGCAAATGGGCTGAGGAGAAGAAGGCCCACGCATTGATCCGTGAAGGTTACGAATCGAACTTCAACGGCGAAGCCTATAGCAGCGTGTGCTTCCAGAACGCGAACCTGTCGGTGCGATTGACCGACGAGTTCATGGAGAGTGTCCGCAAGGGGGAACAGTGGCAGACTCGCTGGGTCACCGATAAGCCGACTCAAGCGGCCCCGCAGTATGATGCCAAGGAACTGCTCAACAAAATGGCCGAGTGCGCCTGGCATTGCGGTGACCCGGGTGTGCAATACGACACGACGATTAACAAATGGCACACCTGCCCCAACAGCGGTGCGATCAACGCATCCAACCCCTGCAGCGAGTACATGTTTCTCGATGATACAGCCTGCAATCTGTCGAGCATCAACTTGATGAAGTTCGTTGGCAAGGACGGCAGTTTCAACGTCGAGCGATTCCGCGCCGCCGCACGGACGTTCTTCATCGCCCAGGAAATTCTAGTTGATCACGCTAGCTACCCAACTGAACCAATCGCTCGGAACAGTCACCTGTATCGCCCACTGGGCCTCGGTTATTCGAACCTCGGCAGCGTCATCATGACATCGGGACTGGCCTACGACAGCGATGCCGCCCGGGGATTGTGCGGATCATTAACCGCGCTACTGCACGGCGAAGCCAATCGCACCAGCGCCGAAATGGCAGCAGTCGTGGGCTCGTTCGAAGGCTACACGGGGAACGAAGAACCCATGAATCGGGTCATGCAAATGCACCGAGACGCCTGCGACGAGATCAACGATGATGGACCACCAGAACTGAAGGTCGCCGCCACGGAACTGTGGGACGAGGTCACCGAGATCGGTAAGAAATACGGCTTCCGTAACGCACAGGCTACCGTGTTGGCCCCTACCGGCACGATCAGTTTCATGATGGATTGCGACACGACCGGCATCGAGCCGGATATCGCGCTGGTGAAGTACAAACAACTCGCCGGCGGCGGGATGCTCAAAATCGTGAATCAAACGGTCAAGCTGGGTCTCAAAACGCTCGGCTACGATCAAATTGCCATCGACGAAATCTTGAAGTACGTTGACGAGAATGACACGATCGAAGGTGCACCTGGTCTGAAGGACGAGCACCTCAGCGTATTCGATTGTGCGTTCAAACCAGCCGGCGGGATCCGCAGCATCAATTGGCGAGCGCACGTCACGATGATGGCAGCGGCGCAACCGTTCTTGTCGGGAGCGATTTCCAAGACCGTCAACATGCCCACCGACGTGACGCCGCAAGACATCGCCGACGCCTATTTCTGGGGTTGGGAATTGGGGCTCAAGGCGATTGCGATCTATCGCGATGGCAGTAAGCAATCCCAACCGCTCAATACCAAACAGAGCGACTCGAAGACAAACGGCGAAGTTCGCATTGAAACGAAGACGGTTGAAAAGATCGTCTACAAACCGAGCCGTGAACGCTTGCCCGACACCCGTCAAAGCCTGACGCACAAATTCTCCATCGCGGGCCACGAAGGTTACCTCTGCGTTGGTTTGTACCCAGACGGTCGGCCTGGCGAGATTTTCATCACGATGGCGAAAGAAGGTTCGACAATCGGCGGGATCATGGACAGCTTTGGCACCGCCCTGTCGATTGCGTTGCAGTACGGCGTACCGCTCGATGTGATTGTGAACAAGTTCAGTCACACTCGCTTTGAGCCGATGGGGCATACGACCAACAAAGACATTCGAATCGCCAAGAGTGTGGTCGATTACATCGCCCGTTGGCTGGGGATCACGTTCATGTCAGGGCACGATCATGTCGCTCAAGCATCGCCGGGTAACGGTCCTGAGCTGGCCACAGGCAGTGACTTGTTAAGTGGAGCGAAGGTGGAGAATGGTGTCGCTGCTCCTGTGGTAGCTAAATCGGCGATCAAGCAGGAAACCAATTCGGTGATGCGTGACCTGAAGAATGACGCCAGCGCGGCGGTCGCGATTGCGGAACGTGCGATCCTGATGGCCACCATGGGCGGCAGTAACGGATCGCAGGTGAGTGTGGCTCCCACCAATGGATCCGCCGAAGTTCACTTGGGCGGTCAGGCCGACCAGTTTTCCAGGTTCCAAACCGATGCACCGAGCTGCGATAACTGTGGCAGCATCACGGTCCGCAACGGCAACTGCTACCTCTGCCACAATTGCGGCAATTCAATGGGCTGCAGCTAA
- a CDS encoding DUF389 domain-containing protein, with translation MNVTLLVGSQRQLADGLPWLHRFASVLNCVPNAVVLGVEHRALARQVESAMQQGNESVTVDRVAADVDAVVAKMDTTKCRLLVMVDDVDDDRLQAAVFERCGVETVWLSVKAPPPEREDHIFSLDDPLHAMTTTVSRRLLGISPMLQLDHDWLQQDGGPPDADVEQALRLEQQRCDEGDLIWIPFPESPSHQSQYGVARALLHQSSKASIALVHAKQGWDRSLLTQVRYWASHVAEPMDRDARLELAQSLSEGSQPNWEFLGLISAAAMLAAFGLLQNSAAVIIGAMLIAPLMTPIMGAGLSLAQGNRPLFQTSCLTIGIGFAGGFFSSFLFGLLVRAVQTPVVTAEMWSRCNPSPLDFCVGLVGGMAASYARTRSHLSSALAGAAIAAALVPPIATAGLQAAFGVWEVTDHGWPVFGPLLLVSVNVLTIMIGTSFVLYARGLRVVSSASGRTEGGVAKVKDNKWATRTTVLLLTVVLMVFVWMLHLERLFL, from the coding sequence TTGAACGTCACCTTACTCGTCGGCTCGCAACGTCAGCTGGCCGACGGGTTGCCCTGGTTGCACCGATTTGCCAGCGTCCTGAACTGTGTTCCCAATGCAGTTGTACTGGGAGTGGAGCACCGTGCGTTGGCGCGGCAGGTCGAATCCGCCATGCAACAGGGAAACGAATCGGTCACTGTCGATCGAGTGGCTGCGGACGTCGACGCCGTGGTGGCCAAGATGGATACCACGAAGTGTCGGCTGTTAGTCATGGTGGACGATGTCGACGACGACCGACTGCAAGCAGCCGTGTTCGAGCGGTGCGGTGTGGAAACGGTATGGTTGAGCGTCAAGGCGCCGCCTCCCGAGCGTGAAGATCACATATTCTCGCTCGACGATCCGTTGCACGCCATGACGACCACCGTATCGCGTCGATTACTTGGTATCTCGCCAATGTTGCAACTCGACCATGATTGGTTGCAACAAGACGGGGGACCACCCGACGCGGACGTCGAGCAAGCTCTGCGGCTGGAGCAACAGCGGTGCGATGAAGGGGATCTGATATGGATTCCATTTCCTGAATCCCCCTCCCATCAATCGCAGTACGGCGTAGCGAGGGCTTTACTCCACCAGTCATCGAAAGCGTCCATTGCGTTGGTCCATGCCAAACAGGGGTGGGATCGATCCCTGTTAACGCAAGTTCGTTATTGGGCCAGTCATGTCGCTGAACCGATGGATCGTGACGCGCGTCTCGAGCTCGCACAGTCACTCTCGGAAGGCTCTCAGCCGAACTGGGAATTTCTTGGTCTGATTTCAGCGGCGGCGATGCTGGCGGCGTTTGGCTTGTTGCAAAACTCCGCTGCCGTGATCATTGGTGCGATGCTGATCGCCCCCCTGATGACCCCAATCATGGGCGCGGGCCTATCACTCGCCCAGGGCAACCGACCGCTGTTCCAAACTTCTTGCCTGACCATTGGAATTGGTTTTGCCGGTGGATTTTTCTCGAGCTTTCTGTTTGGATTGCTGGTTCGCGCTGTGCAGACCCCGGTGGTGACGGCGGAGATGTGGAGTCGCTGCAATCCTTCACCCCTGGATTTTTGCGTGGGGTTAGTCGGGGGCATGGCCGCTTCTTACGCGCGGACGCGCAGCCACCTTTCATCTGCCCTCGCCGGGGCCGCCATCGCGGCGGCACTCGTCCCGCCAATCGCAACGGCAGGGCTGCAAGCCGCCTTCGGAGTCTGGGAGGTAACCGATCACGGTTGGCCAGTGTTCGGACCGTTACTACTGGTGAGCGTGAACGTGTTGACCATCATGATCGGCACGTCGTTTGTCCTCTACGCAAGAGGCCTGCGTGTCGTCTCATCCGCTTCTGGACGCACCGAAGGCGGGGTGGCCAAGGTAAAGGACAACAAGTGGGCCACGCGAACGACTGTATTGTTGTTAACAGTGGTGCTCATGGTATTCGTGTGGATGCTGCATCTCGAGCGACTGTTTCTCTAG
- a CDS encoding 4Fe-4S dicluster domain-containing protein, which produces MARIARSVGRILDRMRDDRRGTMDMEQATTTYTGLVPKDDKFYLPVQCQQCDEPPCVDVCPVKATWKEEDGIVVVDYNWCIGCRYCEAACPYHARRFNWKEPEIPADEINPDQSYLSNRVRPVGVVEKCTYCLHRTRRGRLPACLEACPTGARVFGNILDPDSNIRWILENKRAYILKEELGTKPAFFYYFD; this is translated from the coding sequence ATGGCACGCATAGCACGCAGCGTCGGTCGTATTCTCGACCGGATGCGGGATGATCGCAGGGGCACCATGGACATGGAACAAGCGACTACAACTTACACGGGCTTAGTACCGAAAGACGACAAGTTCTATTTACCGGTGCAGTGCCAGCAGTGTGACGAGCCACCGTGCGTCGACGTCTGCCCGGTCAAGGCGACCTGGAAAGAGGAGGATGGTATCGTCGTCGTTGACTACAACTGGTGCATCGGTTGCCGGTACTGCGAAGCGGCCTGCCCCTATCATGCCCGGCGGTTCAACTGGAAGGAACCTGAAATTCCTGCCGACGAAATCAATCCTGACCAGAGTTATCTCAGTAACCGCGTGCGCCCCGTCGGAGTTGTCGAAAAATGCACGTACTGCTTGCATCGAACGCGGCGGGGAAGACTACCAGCCTGCCTTGAAGCGTGCCCGACGGGAGCCCGCGTGTTTGGCAATATCCTAGATCCGGACTCGAACATCCGGTGGATTCTCGAAAATAAACGCGCCTACATCCTGAAAGAGGAACTTGGCACCAAGCCGGCATTTTTCTACTACTTCGATTAA
- the nrfD gene encoding NrfD/PsrC family molybdoenzyme membrane anchor subunit, giving the protein MISIVWAISIHTVTAFLYCGLGGRPFWNTALLAPRFLTSAFVSGPAFIIVSMVIIKRLSGITGLDQPIATLTKIVRVTILINLLMVISELFTEFYTGSAHVSAAKYAYFGLHGKTGLVPWTWTAIVLNLFAAVLFLWPGLLALNRRPMLVAACLMAFVGAWIEKGMGLIIPGFIPSTLHEIVEYAPSQLEWKVTVGIWAFGLMVFTIAIKAALPTLRQPISDHSSH; this is encoded by the coding sequence ATGATCTCAATCGTGTGGGCGATCTCGATTCACACGGTCACGGCGTTTCTCTACTGCGGATTGGGCGGTCGCCCATTCTGGAACACAGCGCTGTTGGCACCGCGGTTCCTTACGTCCGCATTTGTTTCAGGGCCCGCGTTCATCATTGTTTCGATGGTCATTATCAAACGCTTGTCGGGGATCACGGGGCTCGACCAACCTATCGCGACGCTGACCAAAATTGTCCGCGTCACGATCTTGATCAACCTCTTGATGGTAATCTCGGAACTTTTCACTGAGTTCTACACCGGCAGTGCTCACGTCAGTGCCGCGAAATACGCGTACTTCGGGCTGCATGGCAAAACGGGGCTCGTTCCATGGACGTGGACCGCGATCGTGCTGAACCTCTTCGCGGCAGTGTTGTTCCTGTGGCCAGGACTATTGGCACTCAATCGCCGTCCCATGTTGGTCGCAGCGTGTTTGATGGCGTTCGTCGGTGCCTGGATTGAAAAGGGGATGGGCCTAATCATTCCGGGATTCATCCCTAGCACTTTGCACGAGATCGTTGAATACGCCCCCAGTCAACTCGAGTGGAAAGTCACCGTCGGTATTTGGGCGTTCGGCCTAATGGTTTTCACTATCGCTATCAAGGCCGCGCTGCCAACGCTGCGACAACCGATTTCGGATCATTCTTCCCATTGA
- a CDS encoding prenyltransferase/squalene oxidase repeat-containing protein, producing the protein MWPLDIGMMALAGLVLYIVWKYLSFEDPRVFHNRWTYLIAVPVITIVLSIGLHFVASQFVKKSIQVGFLFSTIVHLLLLILAVQLVIFPHYFPEAFAGVKPERSPIRKTVPEYLFKTPEETEAVTPDWSQPVDAETTSRVIPREERQLPPLARSSPQLEMPRPSEQPQPTPQEFLMPRPEPAASKPKPADAPSKLARQRVQRETLAVPTEASPQAPTVETAPQPRDDAVSAEKATVMSRTERDQSSSAVAMAAAAPDLPQIDSLPSPTPAIRPLAEATPQVGTSGFARERSQRRQPAPTPPAGSAPAPPTVSIARLDVGAERMVAPIDTPIRRRSDAVGAQLSAAASDSSAPAAITQREDAGGNLPQRSEMASMAGLPEPSAAMQEFSRPRSTRRRGPSGQGQAAADAPNVGAIAKMLADAQAQTGDAGERTGDAAERVMSNTPQPRSAQGESDGLPNLSASSEPVFDILAPDGKVGLANKLAEISGILPSDEPSEMASMDLTRERRERRDVGGPVTPAGTAIAAVEEFSRRVQRTQGGAAPAPAGMVGPETEQAIELGLAYLASMQREDGSWSLQGHGEEVVLRSDTAATGMCLLAFQGAGYTHRQHQYAAVVAKGLKFLLKNQKSNGDLYRLEDPVSNQNVALYSHGIASLALCEAYGMTQDRELKEPAQRCIHYIAGTQHRRRGGWRYTPQVSSDTSVTGWMMMAVKSGELSGLNVPPEVYEGMDRWLSLAKLSPAHLDRYVYNPFAPNTPQQAHGRLPTPTMTSVGILMRMYSGWSREIPEMQSAADYILEYPPRIGTRQEPLRDTYYWYYATQVMFHMGGDYWEKWSGFLTPVLIDSQIKRGPQAGSWDPEFPVPDRWSPHGGRLYVSAMNLLNLEVYYRHLPIYDKTAGDR; encoded by the coding sequence ATGTGGCCGTTGGATATTGGCATGATGGCGTTAGCGGGACTCGTGCTCTACATCGTGTGGAAATATCTCTCGTTTGAGGACCCACGAGTGTTCCATAATCGCTGGACGTATCTGATCGCGGTGCCCGTGATCACGATTGTCCTGTCGATTGGTCTACACTTTGTCGCGTCTCAGTTCGTCAAAAAATCGATCCAAGTCGGGTTCCTCTTCAGTACGATTGTGCACCTGTTGCTATTGATCTTGGCCGTTCAGTTGGTGATCTTTCCGCATTATTTCCCGGAGGCATTTGCGGGAGTGAAACCGGAGCGTTCCCCGATACGCAAGACCGTACCGGAGTACTTGTTTAAAACGCCTGAGGAGACTGAGGCGGTCACCCCTGATTGGTCGCAGCCAGTCGATGCCGAGACCACCTCGCGAGTTATTCCACGCGAGGAGCGTCAATTGCCGCCGCTGGCTCGCTCGTCGCCCCAATTGGAAATGCCGCGTCCGAGCGAGCAACCCCAGCCGACACCGCAAGAGTTTTTAATGCCGCGGCCTGAACCTGCAGCTTCGAAACCGAAACCCGCCGACGCACCTTCAAAACTTGCCCGCCAACGCGTTCAACGGGAGACGCTTGCTGTCCCCACCGAAGCGTCGCCTCAGGCGCCGACAGTTGAGACGGCGCCGCAACCGCGCGACGATGCCGTGAGTGCTGAGAAAGCAACCGTGATGAGTCGAACGGAGCGAGACCAGTCCAGCTCAGCGGTTGCGATGGCGGCAGCCGCCCCGGACCTGCCACAGATTGATTCGCTACCCTCGCCCACCCCTGCGATCCGTCCACTTGCCGAGGCGACGCCGCAAGTGGGAACTTCAGGATTTGCACGCGAACGCAGCCAACGTAGGCAACCCGCACCGACTCCTCCGGCTGGATCGGCTCCGGCCCCGCCGACCGTTTCCATCGCCCGGCTCGACGTGGGCGCCGAACGGATGGTGGCGCCGATTGATACACCAATTCGGCGACGCAGCGATGCGGTCGGTGCTCAACTATCGGCCGCCGCATCGGATTCCTCCGCTCCAGCGGCGATCACTCAGCGAGAAGATGCGGGAGGCAATCTACCGCAGCGCAGCGAAATGGCGTCCATGGCTGGATTGCCTGAACCCTCTGCTGCGATGCAAGAATTTAGCCGGCCCCGCTCGACCCGTCGTCGCGGCCCGTCGGGGCAGGGGCAAGCCGCAGCGGATGCTCCGAATGTCGGTGCGATCGCGAAAATGCTCGCCGACGCCCAGGCTCAGACGGGCGACGCCGGTGAGAGAACTGGCGACGCTGCCGAACGCGTCATGAGCAACACGCCGCAGCCTCGTTCCGCGCAGGGCGAATCCGATGGGTTGCCAAACCTGTCCGCCTCGTCCGAGCCTGTTTTTGACATTTTGGCGCCCGACGGCAAGGTAGGCCTGGCGAATAAACTTGCTGAGATTTCCGGCATATTGCCATCGGACGAACCCAGTGAAATGGCATCGATGGACCTGACGAGGGAGCGGCGTGAACGCCGTGACGTAGGTGGCCCAGTGACCCCGGCAGGCACCGCGATCGCCGCTGTTGAGGAATTCAGCCGCCGGGTCCAACGCACCCAAGGTGGCGCTGCGCCAGCGCCCGCAGGCATGGTCGGTCCGGAAACCGAACAGGCAATCGAACTGGGACTCGCTTACCTTGCCTCGATGCAGCGGGAGGATGGTAGCTGGTCGCTGCAGGGACACGGCGAAGAGGTGGTCTTACGAAGTGATACCGCTGCCACCGGGATGTGCTTGCTGGCCTTTCAGGGGGCCGGTTACACCCATCGTCAACATCAGTACGCCGCGGTCGTCGCCAAGGGACTGAAGTTTTTGCTCAAGAATCAAAAATCCAATGGCGATCTGTATCGGCTCGAAGATCCTGTCAGCAATCAGAACGTGGCGCTCTATTCGCACGGAATCGCTTCCCTGGCGCTTTGCGAAGCCTATGGGATGACGCAGGATCGTGAACTGAAGGAACCCGCCCAGAGATGCATTCACTACATCGCAGGCACTCAACACCGGCGTCGCGGCGGATGGCGATACACGCCCCAGGTGAGCAGCGATACCTCCGTGACCGGCTGGATGATGATGGCCGTCAAAAGTGGTGAGCTGTCCGGATTGAATGTACCGCCTGAGGTTTACGAAGGAATGGATCGATGGCTGAGTCTTGCCAAACTCAGTCCCGCCCACCTCGATCGCTATGTCTACAATCCCTTCGCGCCCAACACGCCACAGCAAGCCCACGGCCGACTGCCGACTCCAACAATGACGTCTGTAGGCATCTTGATGAGAATGTACTCCGGATGGAGCCGTGAGATTCCGGAGATGCAGTCGGCAGCAGACTATATCTTGGAATACCCCCCGCGAATTGGCACCCGTCAAGAACCACTGCGAGACACCTATTACTGGTACTACGCCACCCAGGTGATGTTCCATATGGGCGGCGATTATTGGGAGAAATGGAGCGGGTTTCTAACGCCCGTCTTGATCGATAGTCAGATCAAACGCGGTCCTCAAGCGGGCAGTTGGGATCCTGAGTTTCCCGTTCCCGACCGCTGGTCACCCCACGGCGGCCGGCTGTATGTTTCCGCCATGAACCTGCTCAATCTCGAAGTCTACTACCGGCACCTGCCGATCTATGACAAAACGGCTGGCGACAGATGA
- a CDS encoding ExbD/TolR family protein — translation MAIELKKSNIAGTLSLTPLIDVVFLLLIFFLVTSEFEDEERRLDIVLPSATSAVPMTSKPREIVVDLDSEGTIYLRGEVTSLDNFEALLKKAVASNPTSQTVVIRADQATSFQPVVNVMDVCNRTGVSDYSVTTKDLPRS, via the coding sequence ATGGCCATTGAACTTAAAAAGTCAAACATTGCTGGCACGCTCAGCCTGACACCGTTGATCGATGTGGTGTTCCTACTGCTAATTTTCTTTCTCGTCACGAGTGAATTTGAAGACGAAGAACGGCGGCTCGATATTGTCTTGCCGTCGGCGACCAGCGCCGTGCCCATGACGAGCAAACCACGCGAGATCGTCGTGGACCTCGACAGCGAAGGGACGATTTACTTGCGTGGAGAAGTGACGTCGCTAGACAATTTTGAAGCTTTGCTCAAGAAGGCGGTTGCGAGCAATCCAACGAGCCAAACGGTTGTGATCCGCGCTGACCAAGCGACCAGTTTCCAGCCCGTGGTCAACGTCATGGATGTCTGCAATCGGACCGGCGTGAGTGATTACTCCGTTACCACGAAAGACCTTCCCCGCAGTTAA
- a CDS encoding MotA/TolQ/ExbB proton channel family protein, which produces MRFFSLDHNSAQRFRISRRWGHVLTLALTGWLVAASSFPAFNLSPVAAQTTDSDQDMGIVDAADIESVMSDAPQPSVGDSSEGPSGIDLYSLITRGGWFMAPIGLMSMLVVTLTVERTLSLRTSKIVPKRLTRQLAELSATPDQFSPTHAWELCHQYRSPAARVITAMLMRTGQPLGEIERTASETIQREANRYAAPVRWLTLAAAATPLMGLLGTVWGMIVAFHESSTLTADRSRSEQLSEGIYTALVTTLAGLIVAIPAAIFAQYLENRIAKLFYRIEELAFGVAPGLTRFVGRSRVDYNGLLRPIESTPPPVSTHSPQQSKLRPKGNTPTPPPVTSPS; this is translated from the coding sequence ATGCGTTTCTTTTCGCTCGATCACAATTCTGCACAGCGATTTCGCATCAGCCGACGCTGGGGGCACGTGCTGACGCTAGCATTGACGGGATGGTTGGTCGCGGCGTCATCGTTTCCGGCATTCAACCTTTCACCGGTTGCCGCTCAGACGACGGATAGCGATCAAGACATGGGCATCGTTGACGCCGCTGATATTGAATCGGTTATGAGCGATGCTCCTCAACCGTCGGTAGGCGACAGTAGCGAAGGCCCATCGGGGATTGATCTGTATTCGTTGATCACTCGGGGAGGTTGGTTCATGGCGCCAATTGGGTTAATGAGCATGCTCGTCGTCACGCTCACTGTCGAAAGAACGCTGTCGTTGCGGACCAGTAAGATTGTTCCCAAGCGATTGACGCGGCAGCTTGCCGAGTTGTCGGCGACACCAGATCAATTCTCACCCACGCACGCATGGGAGCTCTGTCATCAGTACCGCTCGCCAGCGGCTCGTGTGATTACGGCGATGCTGATGCGGACGGGGCAACCGCTTGGTGAGATCGAGCGGACAGCAAGTGAAACCATTCAACGTGAAGCGAATCGATATGCTGCTCCCGTCCGTTGGCTCACTCTCGCTGCTGCGGCAACGCCTTTGATGGGTTTGCTCGGTACGGTGTGGGGCATGATCGTCGCGTTTCACGAATCGAGCACATTGACTGCGGATCGCAGCCGCAGCGAGCAGTTGTCGGAAGGGATTTATACGGCGTTGGTGACCACCCTGGCTGGATTGATCGTCGCGATACCGGCTGCCATCTTTGCCCAGTATCTGGAGAATCGAATTGCGAAGCTCTTCTACCGCATCGAGGAACTCGCCTTTGGTGTCGCCCCCGGGCTCACGAGATTCGTCGGCCGATCGCGAGTGGACTACAACGGGCTCTTGCGACCGATCGAAAGCACGCCACCTCCGGTTAGCACCCATTCGCCGCAGCAATCGAAGTTGCGCCCGAAAGGCAATACGCCCACCCCGCCTCCAGTTACCTCACCATCTTAA